A segment of the uncultured Desulfobulbus sp. genome:
GTTCAGCTCATTCGCCGTATTCGGGGACAACGCGATCGCGACAAAGTCCCGGTGGCCATTCAGAAGGGGGTTATCACCTGTCTTGAGAAGGGCAATAATCTGGGCATTCCCAAGGATGATTTTCTCACGCTTATTAAAGACTTGGGGCAGGAGCTCGCAGATGACTGCTGCCCGGGGTTTGCAACCCCCATTGATGTGCGTGGAGCCCGGCTGCTGGTAACGGTGAACTCGAAACAGCCCTTTGCTGAACCGGAAAGTCTGACCTGGTGGTGGAAGATATTCTATGCTGCTGGCGAATCCTGGACCATCTCTTCCGAATATTGGGAAGGCGTCAACTGGGCCCTGCACTCCGGTGACTACAGTGCCATGCGTACCATCGTCAAGCGCATTATCGATAACATTGAACGACTCAACTGCAAGGCTCTGCTGCTGCCTGAATGTGGTCATGCCTATTATGCGACCCGTTACGCACTGGAACGTTGGTTTCCTGAGTCATTGCAGCAGTTTAAAATTTATACTGTCTTTGACCTTCTGCTGGAGTACGTTAACCAGCGGCGTATTATTCTTGATCCCGCACGAAACACGAAGCTGGCCACCTTTCACGATTCCTGCAACTATGGGCGCAAATCCCTGAAAACCTTTGGGCAGGGGTATTTTGACGAGGCTCGTACCCTGACCCGGGCCTGCTGTGCAAACTATGTGGACCTGATTCCAGACCGGGAAGAAAATTACTGCTGCGGTGCCGGTGGTGGTGCCTGGGCTAGCCCCTATGGAGCCGAGCGGGTTTTTCACGGGCGGATGAAGGCGCGGCAGATCAGCACCTCGGGCGCTAAAGTTGTGGTTACGGCCTGTCAGAACTGTCGTGATCAGCTTCAGGTCTCGTTAAAGCGTGAATTTAATTTAAACATCGACGTCTGCTTTTTGTGGGAGCTGGTGGCGAAATCCTTGGTAATGCCCAGGCGTATCGTAGGAGAGGTGGAGCATGGCTGATCAATCCATGAATGGATCCGTGTTGGTGGTCGGGGGCGGTATCTCCGGAATGCAAGCCGCACTTGATTTGGCAGATTCCGGCTTTTTTGTGTACCTGGTGGAAAAATCAGGGGCCATCGGTGGTTCCATGCCCCAATTTAACAAGGTCTTTCCCACCAATGACTGCTCGATGTGTATCATCGCGCCCAAGTTGGTTGAGTGTGGACGGCATCCCAATATCCGCATCATGACGCTGTCAACCGTGCAGGATGTTACCGGTACAGCAGGCAATTTTACCGTCCGTGTGATCGAGTATCCCCGCTATGTGGACACGGATAAATGCATTGCCTGTGGTCAGTGCACCAGCGTTTGCCCTAAAAGCGTGGATGATTCGTTCAACTCCAATATTGCCAAGCGTAAGGCGATTTATATCAAGTATCCCCAGGCTGTCCCCCTGAAATATCAGATTGATCCCAAATCTTGCTTGCATCTTAAAAATCCAACCAAATGTGGAGCCTGCGCTGAAATTTGTCCCCCTGGGGCCATTGATTTCAACGACCGCGAGCGGGAACATATCATTCAGGTGGGCTCGGTGGTCATGGCCCTTGGTTTTCAGACCTTTGATCCGTCAAAATCTAAGATCTGGGGCTACGGCGTGTACCCCAATGTGATCACCTCGCTCCAGTTTGAACGCTATCTTTCTCCAGATGGGCCCACCGACGGTCAGCTCTCGCGACCTTCGGATAAAAAACCGGTGAAAAAGGTGGCCTTTCTCCAGTGTATTGGCAGCCGAGATAAGAATCGGTGCAATAACGAGTACTGTTCCACCGTCTGCTGCATGTATGCCATTAAAGAGGCGATGACCATCAAGGAGAGTAATCCCGATCTCGAGGTGACCATCTTTTACATGGACATGCGCACTCCGGGCAAGGAGTTCGATCGCTATCTGGAACGGGCTAAAAATGAGTATGGGGTCCGTTTTATACGTTCCCGCATTCACGGGGTTGAGCCCAAGGGAACCAAGGGCGATTTGCGGCTGCACTACATTAATGGTCAAGGAAAGCAGGTCGAAGAGGTCGTTGATCTGGTCGTGCTCTCCGTTGGTTTGGAGACTCCAGAGTCCATGGTGCGACTGGCCGAACGTATTGGCATTCATATGACTCCGGATCGTTTTGCCTCCATCTCTGCCTTTATGCCGGTGCATACCTCAAAAAAAGGTGTCTATACCTGCGGAGCCTTTAATGGTCCGCGGGATATTCCCCAGTCAGTCACCGGGGGGTCGGCAGCGGCTGCCTCGGTTTCCGCACTGTTAAAATCGGTACGGCATACCCAGACACGCTCTCTTTTACCGCCGGTGGAGCAGGATGTGCGCGGTGAAGAGCCACGAATTGGTGTATTTGTCTGCCATTGCGGTACCAATATTGCCGGAGTGGTGGATGTGGAAGAGCTGGCTGACTATGCCGCCACACTGCCCCTGGTCGTGCATGTGGCCCGTAACCTCTTTACCTGTGCCCAGGATACTCAGGATCGTATTGTTCAAGAGATACGGGATAAGCGGCTCAACCGTATCGTAGTTGCCGCCTGTACACCGCGAACCCATGAGCCGCTGTTCCGTAAGACCCTGAAATCAGCTGGTATCAATGAGTATCTCATTGAGATGGCTAATATTCGCAACCAGAATTCCTGGGTCCATAATCAGGAGCCAGAGGTTGCCACTCTCAAGGCCAAAGATCTGGTGCGGATGGCCGTGGTCAAAGTGCAGACCCAGGTTGCCCGAAAACCGATCCGTATTCCCATTGCCCCCTCGGTGCTGATTATCGGTGGCGGCGTGGCCGGAATGACCGCTGCGCTCAACCTCGCTGAACAGGGGTTTCAGGTCCATCTGGTAGAAAAAACCACCCAGTTAGGGGGGAATGCGCTCCACCTCTTTCAGACCTGGAACGGAGAGCATGTGCCCCGCTACATCCGTGATCTCAAAGAAAAGGTACAACAGCATCATTTAATCGAGGTGGCCTATACCAGTACAGTCCTTTCGGTGGAGGGACATGTGGGCAACTTTGCAAGTACCATTCGTACCGGTTCCAGTCGTAAACGGGTGATCAATCACGGCGCGGTGATCATCACCACCGGCGCAAAACGGTATATCCCCGAGGAATTTGAATACGGTAAGATACCCAAGGTGGTAGCCTCGATCGAGTTTGACAAGTTGCACATGCACAACGAAACTCGGGTGGCCAACGGTAAGTCCTTTGTTTTTATTCAGTGTGTAGGCTCACGCAATGAAGAGCGGCCCTACTGCTCCAAATCCTGTTGCACCCACTCAATCCAGAGCGCGATTAAGCTGAAAAAAGAGGCACCTTCCCGGCAGATTTATATTCTCTACCGTGAGATTCGAACCTATGGTCAGCGGGAGCGGATCTACAATCAGGCGCGCGAGTTGGGGATCGTTTTTATCAACTACGAGATGCATGGCCCGCCCAAGGTGAAAAAGCATGATAAGGGCGTGCTGGTCGAGGTCTGGGATCACGTCCTCCATCGTCCCCTGGAGATTAAGGCGGATGTGGTTATTCTGGCTGCGGCAACCCTGGCCAGCCCGGATGCGATGAACCTGGGCAATCTCTTTAAGATTCCGCTCAATAGTGATGGGTTTTTCCAGGAGGCGCATGTCAAACTGCGTCCGGTGGAATTCAACGTGGATGGGGTTTTTGTTGCCGGTCTTGCCCACTATCCCAAACCCTTGGAAGAATCGATCTCCCAGGCCCTGGCGGCGGCCGCCAAGGCTGGTCGTCTGCTCTCACGGGAAGCGATTAACCTGGAGCCCAATACCGCCCTGGTTGATCCGGTGAACTGCGATGGCTGCGGACTCTGCATAGAAGTCTGTCCCTATCAGGCCATCACCCTGGTCGAATATGAAGATGAAGAGGGGACTCCTTTGAAGACGGTGCATATCGATCCCGTACTCTGTAAGGGCTGTGGCATTTGTCAGGGAACCTGTCCCAAGCGGGGCGTAGATGTGGCTGGCTTTACCTATGCCCAGATAGAGGCGCAGATCGATGCAGCCCTGGAAGAGAGCGAGTTGGAGGAGGAATTATGAACACAACCCCCAAAATAATCGCCTTTTGCTGTAACTGGTGTTCCTACGCTGCGGCTGATCTTGCCGGTATTTCCAGGCTGCAGTACCCCGGGTCGGTGCGGATTATTCGTGTGATGTGCTCGGGGATGGTTCATCCTGAGATGGTGCTGCATGCCCTGGACAAGGGGGCAGAAGGAGTGATGATCATTGGCTGTCATCTGGGTGAGTGCCATTACATCAACGGCAACGAGATGGCCCTGGCCAGGGCCGAGGTGATCACCGATACTCTGGAAGATATGGGCTATGAGAGTGAGCGGTTTCAGATTACCTGGGTTTCCTCGGCTGAACCTGAGCGTCTGGCAGAGGCCTTTCGTGCCTTTTGCGGGCGTCTGGCCATTCTGCGTGGTGAACTGGCTAGCCTCTCCGAGTCCAAGAAGGGGACTCGGTCTTGAGTCTAGCCAGACTCAGCTTTGAGTGGCTTCATGCCTGTTGTGGTTGTGAAGTCTCGTTACTTGATGCGGGAGAAGATTTCCTTGCCCTCGTCAATCAGGTAGAGATTGTCCACTGCCCCTTGCTGCTGGATAATAAATATGAGCAGGAGGAGGGGGGGGGGCTGTGTTTGCCCCAGGCGGATATCGGCATTGTTTCCGGTGGGGTTGCCTCGGAAGAAGAGCTTGCGTTGGTCAAGGCCATGCGGGCCAGCTGTACGAGCCTGGTTGCCCTGGGGACCTGTGCCACCCATGGCGGTATTCCTGCCATGCGCAATCAATGGACCTCCCAGGAAACCTTACAGACCGTCTATGCCTATGGCAGTGATGAGCAAGCCTTGATTCCAGCGGACATCTCCCAGCCCCTGGATCGGGTCTACAGTGTGGATGAAAAGGTCAAGGTAGACTGGCTCTTGCCAGGTTGCCCGCCTGCCTCTGATGCCATCGTTGGATTTTTGACCAAGCTGGTGGCTGGTACACCCGGTAAAACAGCCGCCAAGAGCGTTTGCGAGACCTGCCCGACCCAGAGGGGCGGCAAAGCACAGGGGGGGGCTGGCAGATTTCTTGAGAATGCCGCCGGGGATGCTCAGGCTCCGCCCAGCGAGATGGTTTGTCTGTTGGAGCAGGGGATTCTCTGTATGGGGCCGGTGACCGCTGGTGGTTGTGGTGGCAAAGAGGCACCGCTTTGTCTGCGTGCCCGTGTCCCCTGTCGAGGATGTTATGGGCCGGTGCGGGCGGGCTGTAATCCACTCTTGGATATGCTGGGGGCACTTGCCAGTAACGGTATTGATCACCGGTCCATGATAGATCGAAAATCACTGCTGCGTTTCAGCGGAGCCCACGGCCTGCTCAAACCACTGCGTAAACGCCGTTAAAGGGGAACGTTGTGCAGCTGTACGTTAAAAAAAGCAATCCGCCAAGGTAAACACATGGGCCAAGAGATTTCCATACATCCTGTCACTCGTATCGAGGGACACGCTCGCATAGATCTCCGTCTGGACGAATTCGGTCAGGTGAGTGATGCCCAGGTTGCTATTTCTGCCCTGCGGGGATTTGAACAGTTCGTCATTGGTCGCCCCGCCGAGGAGATTCCGCGTATTGTTACTCGCATCTGTGGGATTTGTCCCTGGATGCACCACCTGGCCGCGGTGAAAGCCATTGATGGCTGTTTTGGTGCGGAGCCGACCCGCAGCGGCCATCAGCTTCGTGAACTCTGCCAGATTCTTGCGCATATACACGATAAGATTTTGCATTTTTTCTTTCTTGCGGCGCCTGATTTTGTCCTTGATCCCCAAGAAGACCTCTCGGTGCGCAACATCATGGGGCTGGTACGTCAGGAACCCGAGCTGGCAGGCCGGGTTGTGCGTATGCGCCAGTTGGCGCAACAGATGCTCGCTCGTTTTGCAGGCAAGGCGATTCATCCAGTGGCCGCGGTTGTTGGTGGCTTCTCCTGCGCCATGCAGGAAGAAGTGCGGCAATCCCTGCTCGCCGATGCCCGCGAGCTGCTTGATTTTGCCAGCTACGCCATGGATTTTGCTAAAAAACAGGCCTTTAACCGGTTCAGTCAAGAGTTTGATGGGCTGGGTGACATCACCACAGGTTTTATGGGGACTGTCGACAGGCAGGGGCGGTTGCGACTTTATGATGGTCAGCTGCGTCTGATGGCAGCTGATGGAGGCTATGTCGATTTTCAGGCCTGCGATTACCAGCAGTACCTGGCCGAGCATGTGGAACCCTGGTCCTCGGCCAAGATGGTCTATGCTAAATCTTGGGGAGAGGGGTTTTCTCTTCATCCTGAACAGCCTACTGGCATTTACCGGGTCAATACGCTGGCGCGACTCAATGTCTGTGATGCCATGGCTACCCCCCGGGCACAGCAGGAGCTGGAGGAGTTTCGCGCTCGTTTTGGGCGACCAGTCCAGGCCACGCTCCTCTATCACTGGGCGCGACTGGTGGAGCTGGTGTATGCCTGCGAACGCAGCGTTGAGCTGCTGGAAGAGCACGAGATCACCGACCCTAATGTGCGAAACGTTGTAGAGCCGGGGGCAGGACGCGGTATTGGCCATGTTGAGGCGCCTCGCGGTACCCTGATCCATGAGTATGCCACCGATGAGCAGGGATGTATCACCCAGGCAAACCTGATTGTGGGAACAACCCATAATATCGCCCCCATGAATCTGAGTGTGCAGCAGGCGGCGGCCTCGTTGATCAGTAATGGTCAGGTCGACGAGGGGATTCTCAATAAAATTGAGATGGCAGTCAGGGCCTATGACCCGTGAATTTCCTGTGCCACGCACCGCCTGGATGGCGGGCTCCCTCTGACGTTGCATATAGTTGACCATCGTGGAAAAACGATCCGTCGTCTACACCACTAATCCGAATGAGATACTCGGGCCAAGGGGCTTTGACCGGATTCAGGTTTGAATGTAATCCTGTGCACGTGGTCTGTAACTTCCTGTTTATCTGATTGCTCGGTTGAGTATTATTTATGAATTTAATCCATTGATTTTTGCCCATGAATGCCAACAATGACATCCATCAACGTAAAGTCGTCCGGGTTGAAGCGCCAAACTGTGCCTGCGGTTTTGTTGGCCATATGACCGCCGATGAGCTGAAGCAGCGTGCGGCCCACGATGACATGGATCTATCCTGCCCTGTCTGCGGCCTGATTCATCTCAGTCGTGAAGAGATAGAAGACCTGGAAAAACAAAAGGTCGTCAACTCAAAACGCTACAGGGAAATAATGCGTCAGGCGATAGCGGATACCTAACCTGAAAAAAATGAAGTGCGTGATGCGTTTTGAGCAAGGATTTTTTTTGAGAGTCCCGTTTTTCTCTTTAAACAGATTGTTGTAACAAGATTGCTGGGTTGGGTTGTTTTGTGCTGATTGTGCCTGTTGTGAACGCTGGAAAAAAGTCTGGTGGAAACGACTCCACACTGCTAGAGTGCCGGGCGCGCAGGCGGAGGGCTTGCTGTAAGTCTGGTAAAACCTCAACGTTCAGGAAAAGTATTGCATGAAGCATCCCCCGTCTTCGGTGCTTTCTGAAACCACAGCTCTGCGGGTTACTGTGCGTGGCATTGTGCAAGGAGTGGGATTTCGCCCCTTTGTTTATCGGCTTGCCCATGCCTTACAACTGATCGGGACGGTTATCAACGACAGTGATGGGGTTGAAATTATCTTGAACGGAGAGCCCCAGGTTGTAGAGGATTTTCTTCATCGCCTGCAGGTCGAGGCCCCCGTTGCTGCCCGTATTACTGAGCTGAAAACGGAAGCGATACAGGCCAAGATGCCAGCCGAGGGGTTTGCGATCCTTCCCAGCCGCTCATCCAGTCGTCCTTCGACCCAGATTGCACCGGATATGTCTATCTGTCCGGATTGCATGAAGGAAATTATGGATCCGCAGGATCGGCATTACCGCTACCCCTTTACCAACTGCACCAACTGCGGCCCCCGGTTTTCCATTGTCAAGCGTGTGCCCTATGATCGGCCCAATACCTCCATGCAGGCTTTCACCATGTGCGAGCAGTGCAGCCGGGAATATCATGATCCCCTGGACCGACGATTTCACGCCCAGCCTAACGCCTGCCCGCAGTGTGGCCCTCAGCTCAGCTGGCACGATAACGAGGGACACCCCCTGCCGGGTGACTGCCTGACCAATTGCGCACAGGCCCTGCAACAGGGGAAGTTAGTCGCTATAAAAGGACTGGGGGGCTTTCATCTCGCCGTTGATGGAACAAGTGAAGAGGCTGTGGCCTTGTTGCGCAGACGCAAGCACCGTCCAGCAAAGCCCTTGGCTATTATGGTGCGAGATCTTCAAACAGCCCGAGCCTTTTGCCGCATCAGTGAGCAGGAGGCCGCGCTGTTGCTTTCACCCGAGCACCCGATAGTGCTGGTAGAGCGACTCAAAACCACGCCGCTTGCCGCATCGGTTGCACCGGGACTGGAAAAAATCGGCCTCATGCTGCCGTACACACCGTTGCATGCCCTGCTGCTCAGTGAGCCCGAGGTGCCGCAGGTGCTGGTCATGACCAGCGGCAACAGGGGCGGTGAGCCGATCTGCACGGACAATGACGAGGCGCTACAGCGTTTGGCAGGCCTGGCGGATTTTTTTCTGTTCCATAACCGCGAAATTGTCACCCGGGTCGATGATTCGGTGGCACGGATTATGGACGGGAAAGTGCGTTTGCTTCGCCGTGGCCGCGGATATTCACCGGTTCCGATTTTGCTTAATGAACCCACAGGTGATATCCTTGCCTGTGGCGGAGAGATGAAAAACGTCTTTTGTATTGTGCGTAACCAGGAAGCCTACCTCTCGCAGCACATTGGTGAACTGGTCAATACACAGACCTTTGATTTTTTCAGAGAGAGCGTTGAGCACCTGCAGGATGTGCTTGAGTTGGTCCCACATCAGGTGAGCGTTGATCTGCATCCGGATTATCTCTCCAGTCGTTATGGACGAGGCCGCAGTGAGGCGCTGTGCAACGTTCAGCACCACCACGCCCACCTGGCCGCAGTGCTTGCCGAGCAGCAGCTCAGTGGTCCGGTTCTTGGTCTGGTGCTCGATGGTACCGGCTACGGTCCGGATGGGACCATTTTTGGGGGAGAGATCTACCAGGCAAACCGGAAAGAGTATACCCGCCTTGGGCATTTGGCCACCCTGTCATTGCCCGGAGGCGATCGGGCGGCGCGGGAGCCCTGGCGAATGGCCATGTCGCTGCTGTATACCTGCCTGGGAGAGGAGGGGCTTGTGGATCTGCGACTCCCTCCTGCCTTGAAGGGCATTGATCCTGGGAAGAAAAATCTCCTTGCCCAGATGCTGAGTAAACAGCTCAACTGCCCAGCCAGCTCAAGCTGTGGCCGTTTATTTGACGGGGTTTCGGCCTTGCTCGGGCTCTGCCAGGACAGTCAATACGAAGGGCAGGCGGCCATGCTTCTGGAGCAGCAGGCCCTTGGAGCTGATGATCGTGCGACTCTTAATCGCTATCTTCCGCAGATAGACAGGGAAAATGATCAGCTTGTGCTTGCCGTGGATGGTTTGGTAGCCGGATTGCTTTCCGATATACGAGATGATGTTTCGCTTTCGGTAATGGCCCGCGCCTTCCACCATTGGCTGGCTGCTGGGCTTATAGAGGTGCTTGCGGAATTGCGGCAGAAAACCGGCCTGAATCAGGTTGTCCTTGCCGGTGGCTGCATGCAGAATATGTTGTTGTTTGAGCGGCTCAGCAGTGGCCTGCGAGACCAGGGATTTGTGGTCTATGCAGGTGAGCTGGTGCCGATGAATGATGGTGGCCTTGCCCTTGGGCAGGCCTATATAGGAGGTGTTCCATGTGTTTAGCCATTCCCATGCAGGTCGTTGAGCTGCGCGGCGGCAGTGATGAGTTGCTTGACCCCCAAGTGGCCATGGTTGAAAGCGACGGAGTGCGCAAAGAAATCCGTCTGGAAATGGTGGATCGGGTTCCCGAAGTGGGGGACTACGTGATCATTCACGCCGGGTTTGCCATTCGTTCGCTCTCTGAAGAAGAGGCTGAGATCAATCTTAAGCTGATGCGCCAGATGGCCGAGGCTCTGGAAAAAGAGGGACGCCTGCCTGGAGCACCGGAATGAAATGTGCCGATGAGTTCAGATCCAGGGAAATTACCGCGCCCCTGGTCGAGGAGATCAGGCGCACGCTGACAAAGCCCCTGCGGATTATGGAAGTCTGTGGAACCCACACCATGTCGATTTTTCGCCATGGCATCCGTTCGTTGCTTCCTGAGGGAATCATTCTGCTTTCAGGTCCAGGTTGCCCGGTCTGTGTCACTCCGGCCGATCATATCGATGCCTTTCTTGCTGCGGCCAAAAAGCCCGAAGTCACCATTGCCACCTTTGGTGATCTGATCAGGGTACCTGGCAGTGAGGGCTCGCTTGCCACCGCACGAGCAGAGGGGGCGAAGGTAGAAATCGTCTATTCGCCCATGGATGCTCTGGTCCTTGCTCAAAAAGAACCGGAGCGAACGGTGCTTTTTCCTGCCATTGGATTTGAGACTACTGTGCCCACCATTGCCGCAACCATTCTTCAAGCAGAGCGCTTGGGCATTGAAAATTTCGTGATCATCGCTGCCTGTAAAACCATGCCACAGGCTCTGGACACCCTGCTTTCCGATGAGGAACTCAGAATCGACGGCTTGCTTTGTCCCGGCCATGTGAGTGCTATTATCGGCAGTGACGCCTACAAGCCCTTTGCCGAGCGCCATAACCTGGCCTGTGCCGTGGCTGGATTTGAGCCCGCTGACATTCTTGCTGGCTTACTGAGTTTGATTCGTCAGCTGGCAGAGGGCAATCCCCGTGTGGAAAATTGCTATACCCGTGCGGTGACCGCCGAGGGGAATCGCAATGCCCAAAAGCTCATTGATCAGATCTTTGAGCCTGCCGACAGTCCCTGGCGGGGGCTGGGCACGATCCCCGGGAGTGGGCTGGTGTTGCGGCCCCAATATCAGCGTTATGACGCGGTGGCACGCTTAGGCCTCAGTGTGCAGCCCGCTCCTGAACCCAAGGGGTGCCGCTGTGGTGATATCCTCAAGGGAAGCCTGCTGCCTCCGGACTGCCCTCTGTATGGAAAGGCCTGTACCCCCCTGAAACCTGTTGGCCCCTGTATGGTTTCAAATGAAGGCACCTGTGCGGCATATTACCGATACAGCGGCCAGAAGTAAGTAATGCGAACAAGCGGTTAGTACTCTTTTTACAGTAAGGATCCCATGAAAGCAGACTCGATTATCAGTCTTGACCACGGCAGTGGCGGACTTGCCAGCCAGAACCTGATCAGTGGTCTCTTCCTCAGGTATCTGCGTTCTCCGCAGCTGCATGACCTGGAAGACTGCGCAATACTTGGCGAGTATTCCGGACGTATTGCCTTTTCCACAGATAGTTATGTAGTTGACCCGCTCTTTTTTCCAGGGGGGGATATTGGAAAACTGGCAGTGCACGGCACCATTAATGACCTGGCAATGCGTGGTGCCCGCCCCATTGCATTGAGTCTGGCTTTAATTATTGAAGAGGGATTTGCCTACGCAGATCTCGAACGGGTGGTCGCCTCCATCGCCACCTGTTCAGAAGAGTCTGGCGTGGCTGTTGTGACCGGGGATACCAAGGTGGTCCCTCGGGGGAAGGTAGATAAAATTTTTGTCAATACCTCGGGTATCGGCATTGCCTCCCATCGTCACAACATCTCGGGAACCAAGGCCGAACCCGGAGATGCGGTTATCATTTCCGGTACCCTGGCGGATCATGGTATCACCATCATGAGTGCCCAGGCAGGCATTGCCATTGACGGTGATATCAGAAGCGATACCCAAGCCCTGCATCGTCTTGTTGCCACTCTGCTTGAAGGCAATACCGGTGTGGTCCATGTTCTGCGTGATCCTACCCGTGGAGGCCTGGCAACCACCCTCTGTGAAATTGCCCGCTCATCGGGTGTGGATATCACCCTGGAAGAAGAACGTTTACCGATCCGTGGTTCTGTCAACACCGCCTGTGAAATGATTGGGCTTGATCCGCTTTACCTGGCCAATGAAGGCAAAATGATAGTCATCTGTGACCGTGACGGTGCCGAGGACGTGCTCCAGCTGATGCGACGTACGCCCGAAGGCCGCGATGCCGCCCTTATTGGCTGGGTGGGAGAGCGAGGTGAGGGGCGGGTCAGCCTGACCACACGTATCGGTGGTTCTCGTTTGCTGGAGCCGTTGACCGGGCAGCCTCTGCCCCGCATCT
Coding sequences within it:
- the hypD gene encoding hydrogenase formation protein HypD → MKCADEFRSREITAPLVEEIRRTLTKPLRIMEVCGTHTMSIFRHGIRSLLPEGIILLSGPGCPVCVTPADHIDAFLAAAKKPEVTIATFGDLIRVPGSEGSLATARAEGAKVEIVYSPMDALVLAQKEPERTVLFPAIGFETTVPTIAATILQAERLGIENFVIIAACKTMPQALDTLLSDEELRIDGLLCPGHVSAIIGSDAYKPFAERHNLACAVAGFEPADILAGLLSLIRQLAEGNPRVENCYTRAVTAEGNRNAQKLIDQIFEPADSPWRGLGTIPGSGLVLRPQYQRYDAVARLGLSVQPAPEPKGCRCGDILKGSLLPPDCPLYGKACTPLKPVGPCMVSNEGTCAAYYRYSGQK
- the hypE gene encoding hydrogenase expression/formation protein HypE, with protein sequence MKADSIISLDHGSGGLASQNLISGLFLRYLRSPQLHDLEDCAILGEYSGRIAFSTDSYVVDPLFFPGGDIGKLAVHGTINDLAMRGARPIALSLALIIEEGFAYADLERVVASIATCSEESGVAVVTGDTKVVPRGKVDKIFVNTSGIGIASHRHNISGTKAEPGDAVIISGTLADHGITIMSAQAGIAIDGDIRSDTQALHRLVATLLEGNTGVVHVLRDPTRGGLATTLCEIARSSGVDITLEEERLPIRGSVNTACEMIGLDPLYLANEGKMIVICDRDGAEDVLQLMRRTPEGRDAALIGWVGERGEGRVSLTTRIGGSRLLEPLTGQPLPRIC